Proteins encoded by one window of Halomonas sp. Bachu 37:
- a CDS encoding UDP-glucose/GDP-mannose dehydrogenase family protein, which yields MNVTVFGTGYVGLVQGAVLAEVGHQVVCVDVDELKVKQLEQGIIPIYEPGLTSMVKENHAAGRLEFTTDAARGVKHGQVQFIAVGTPPDEDGSADLKYVLAVAATIAEHMDREQIIINKSTVPVGSADKVRAEVKKVLKERGRHEIGFDVVSNPEFLKEGSAVADCQRPDRIIIGTECDDTIEVMRELYAPFNRNRDKIIVMDVRSAELTKYAANCMLATKISFMNEMANLAERLGADIEAVRLGIGADPRIGYHFIYPGVGYGGSCFPKDLQALIHASDNIDFDAKLLKAVESRNKEQKTTLFQKISQHFNGQLEGKNFAIWGLSFKPNTDDMRDAPSRVLMEALWTAGAKVQAYDPEAMEEAQRLYGSHEHLSLCGTKEAALKNTNALIIVTEWQNFRAPDFEFIKTQLSEPTIFDGRNLYEPRRMVAKGFTYYSVGRANPVLPLSLSPSYASTVIS from the coding sequence ATGAACGTTACAGTTTTCGGAACGGGTTACGTGGGCCTGGTTCAAGGTGCCGTACTGGCTGAAGTCGGCCATCAAGTCGTCTGCGTCGATGTCGATGAGCTCAAGGTCAAGCAACTCGAGCAGGGCATCATTCCCATCTATGAGCCTGGCCTGACGTCGATGGTAAAAGAAAATCACGCTGCAGGGCGGCTTGAATTCACTACCGATGCGGCTAGGGGAGTCAAGCACGGTCAGGTTCAATTCATTGCTGTAGGAACTCCACCAGACGAAGACGGAAGTGCCGATCTCAAGTACGTTCTTGCCGTGGCAGCTACCATTGCAGAGCATATGGACCGTGAACAGATCATTATCAACAAGTCCACCGTGCCGGTAGGCAGCGCCGACAAGGTACGCGCCGAGGTAAAGAAAGTACTGAAAGAACGTGGACGTCATGAGATCGGTTTTGACGTGGTATCCAATCCCGAGTTTCTCAAGGAGGGCAGCGCGGTCGCCGACTGCCAGCGACCCGACCGCATCATTATCGGTACCGAGTGTGACGATACTATCGAAGTCATGCGCGAGCTTTACGCCCCCTTCAATCGTAATCGCGACAAGATTATCGTGATGGACGTCAGAAGTGCCGAGCTGACAAAGTATGCCGCCAACTGCATGCTGGCGACCAAGATCAGTTTCATGAACGAGATGGCCAACCTGGCCGAGCGACTGGGAGCCGATATCGAAGCGGTGCGCCTGGGAATCGGCGCCGATCCCCGTATTGGCTATCACTTCATCTATCCCGGTGTGGGCTATGGCGGTTCATGCTTCCCTAAAGATTTACAGGCCCTTATTCATGCCTCGGATAACATTGATTTCGACGCCAAACTGCTCAAGGCGGTGGAATCGCGCAATAAAGAGCAAAAAACCACTCTGTTTCAAAAAATAAGCCAACATTTCAATGGCCAGCTAGAGGGCAAGAACTTCGCAATCTGGGGACTTTCGTTCAAGCCCAACACCGACGATATGCGCGATGCCCCCAGCCGCGTGCTTATGGAAGCGCTCTGGACCGCCGGTGCCAAGGTGCAGGCCTATGACCCGGAAGCCATGGAAGAAGCTCAGCGTCTTTACGGAAGCCACGAGCACCTATCCCTTTGTGGTACCAAGGAAGCCGCACTGAAAAATACCAATGCCTTGATCATTGTCACCGAGTGGCAGAACTTTCGGGCGCCTGATTTTGAATTTATCAAGACTCAGCTTTCCGAACCGACCATCTTCGATGGACGAAATCTGTATGAGCCTCGTCGAATGGTGGCGAAAGGCTTTACTTACTATTCGGTAGGGAGAGCAAACCCTGTCTTACCCTTATCCCTTTCTCCATCATATGCATCGACAGTAATTAGCTAA
- a CDS encoding ATP-grasp domain-containing protein yields MTKKINVLVTGVGGPTPRSFVRSIADSKCDNYNFIGVDANRLAIGLYDTASYSKTYLVPKANDERYWEKIAKIIDRHQIEFAVVLPEAEVVAWSERQDREGLPCKAFISPFKPTAALVDKKSLHDLLKDKSYIPSYCTFLNQTDRKKITVEYPFWVRGTVGSSGLGSLKINNEQELDEWMKINPRIEEFIASEFLPGRNLACKVLYKNGKIFRSACAERLEYVMAKVAPSGITGNTSFGRMINDKGLVDIADDAINSIFSQFKAKANGIFTVDFKENAQGIPMITEINVRFVAFASSLAKAGANLPLDYLEANLNPDNFSLEYQHYEFPRGTIFLRDVDETPLVMNEKDLLAMDDSHA; encoded by the coding sequence ATGACTAAAAAAATTAATGTGCTAGTCACTGGCGTAGGAGGACCGACGCCTCGCAGCTTTGTCAGATCCATTGCCGATTCTAAATGCGATAACTATAATTTCATCGGCGTGGATGCCAATCGTCTGGCGATCGGTCTGTATGACACGGCTTCCTACAGCAAGACCTACCTGGTACCAAAGGCGAATGACGAAAGGTACTGGGAAAAGATAGCGAAAATAATTGATCGTCATCAAATCGAGTTCGCCGTAGTGTTACCCGAAGCGGAGGTCGTGGCCTGGTCCGAAAGACAAGATCGCGAAGGGCTACCGTGCAAGGCCTTTATTTCTCCTTTTAAGCCTACCGCAGCATTGGTCGATAAGAAGTCACTTCATGACTTGCTCAAGGATAAAAGCTATATACCCAGCTACTGCACTTTCCTGAATCAAACTGACAGAAAAAAAATTACGGTTGAATACCCTTTCTGGGTGCGTGGAACTGTTGGTTCAAGCGGCCTGGGTTCTTTGAAGATCAACAATGAGCAGGAACTGGATGAGTGGATGAAAATCAACCCACGAATTGAAGAATTCATCGCTTCAGAATTCCTGCCTGGAAGGAATCTGGCGTGTAAAGTGCTTTACAAGAATGGAAAGATTTTCCGATCCGCCTGTGCTGAACGCTTGGAATACGTCATGGCCAAGGTGGCGCCCTCCGGTATTACAGGCAACACATCGTTTGGAAGAATGATCAACGACAAGGGTCTCGTCGATATTGCCGATGACGCGATTAATTCGATATTCAGTCAGTTTAAAGCGAAAGCTAATGGCATTTTTACCGTTGACTTCAAGGAAAATGCGCAAGGCATACCCATGATAACCGAGATAAACGTAAGGTTCGTTGCCTTCGCTTCATCATTGGCCAAGGCGGGGGCCAACTTGCCGTTGGACTATCTGGAAGCCAACCTCAACCCGGATAATTTCTCCTTAGAATACCAGCATTATGAATTTCCTAGAGGCACTATATTCCTCAGGGATGTGGATGAGACGCCCCTCGTGATGAACGAGAAAGACTTGCTGGCTATGGATGACAGCCATGCTTAA
- a CDS encoding phosphoribosyltransferase family protein: MQIHFKSYADLSIDINKNLNKMAGDWDLVVGIPRSGMIPAYMISLAMNVNCTDISAWINNFPLKKGVTRELKKNITHPWEAKKVLLVDDSILSGESLKKELECMPDWLRERVTTLAVYSNKPIRKDVDIILEFTPLPRIFEWNIFHHKIVEGACISLEGVIMTEKNRDNSVMVPRYLPSGTINTIVSCRQEAQRKEVTTWLEKHSIKFSNLVMMGDRDVFNVLDKVSSAKFKAEKFMQSSAYLYIESEAEQAGIINQASNMPVYCQMESHIYNPGASLDYNELKRVGKSVIWKIVNFRSRI, encoded by the coding sequence ATGCAGATTCATTTCAAGTCATATGCTGATTTGAGTATCGATATTAACAAGAATTTAAACAAGATGGCGGGAGATTGGGATCTTGTCGTAGGGATACCGAGAAGCGGAATGATACCGGCTTATATGATTTCTCTGGCAATGAATGTGAATTGCACAGATATCAGCGCCTGGATAAACAATTTTCCCTTGAAAAAAGGGGTGACGCGAGAGCTTAAAAAAAATATCACCCATCCTTGGGAAGCCAAGAAGGTTCTATTGGTTGACGACAGTATATTGAGTGGAGAGTCGCTAAAAAAGGAACTGGAATGTATGCCGGATTGGTTACGGGAGCGTGTAACTACTCTCGCCGTGTACTCCAATAAACCTATCAGAAAAGATGTAGATATCATTCTTGAGTTTACGCCTTTGCCTCGAATATTTGAATGGAATATATTTCATCACAAAATAGTGGAAGGAGCTTGTATTTCGCTGGAAGGGGTCATAATGACAGAGAAAAACCGAGATAATTCGGTGATGGTACCTCGTTATTTACCTTCGGGCACAATAAATACAATAGTTTCCTGTCGCCAGGAAGCGCAACGTAAAGAAGTCACTACATGGCTGGAGAAGCATAGTATAAAGTTTTCAAATCTCGTCATGATGGGCGATAGAGACGTCTTCAATGTTTTGGATAAAGTATCAAGTGCAAAGTTCAAGGCGGAAAAGTTCATGCAATCTTCCGCCTACCTCTATATTGAAAGTGAGGCTGAACAGGCGGGGATAATAAATCAAGCTTCGAATATGCCGGTGTACTGCCAGATGGAGAGTCATATCTACAACCCGGGGGCGAGCCTTGATTACAATGAGTTAAAGAGGGTTGGTAAGTCCGTAATATGGAAGATAGTCAATTTCAGGTCTCGAATTTAG
- a CDS encoding sugar transferase, protein MLKRQFDFITSLTGLILLSPVLVVVALMIRYKMGSPIFFRQTRPGLYGKPFEIIKFRSMRDAYDKHGRRLTEKERLTPFGRRLRSTSLDELPELWNVLKGDMSLVGPRPLLMEYLPFYSTYQSRRHEVRPGVTGWAQVNGRNTITWDRKFDYDVWYVDNRNFLLDIKILLLTVKKVFVREGISHSSEVAMPNFKESKLRNDRGEKND, encoded by the coding sequence ATGTTAAAGCGCCAATTCGATTTTATTACTTCGCTGACCGGATTGATCTTGCTCTCTCCAGTATTAGTCGTCGTCGCTCTGATGATTCGCTATAAGATGGGGTCACCTATTTTTTTTCGTCAGACTCGCCCCGGGCTTTATGGCAAGCCGTTCGAGATCATCAAGTTCCGTTCCATGCGCGATGCTTATGATAAACATGGTAGGAGATTAACGGAAAAAGAGCGCTTGACTCCCTTTGGTAGGCGCCTACGATCCACAAGCCTGGATGAATTGCCTGAGCTCTGGAATGTTCTTAAAGGCGACATGAGTTTGGTGGGGCCGCGGCCATTATTGATGGAATATTTGCCGTTTTATAGCACGTACCAGTCGCGACGCCATGAGGTTCGTCCAGGGGTGACCGGCTGGGCGCAAGTCAACGGGCGCAACACGATTACCTGGGACAGAAAATTCGATTATGACGTCTGGTACGTAGACAACCGGAATTTTCTTCTCGATATCAAGATATTGCTGCTTACAGTAAAGAAAGTATTCGTGCGCGAAGGTATCAGTCATTCCAGTGAAGTCGCCATGCCGAATTTCAAGGAATCGAAACTGCGAAATGACAGAGGTGAAAAAAATGACTAA
- a CDS encoding DegT/DnrJ/EryC1/StrS aminotransferase family protein, translated as MLNGPFSPWPSFTAEESQAVQRVLLSNQVNYWTGEEGLEFEREFARFVGSQHAIALANGTAALELALKGLGIGEQEHEEVIVTARTFVASASSIVNVGAVPVFADIDRESQNITAATVAEKITPRTRAIIAVHLAGWPCDMDELMALAEQHRLYVIEDCAQAHGARYRGKSVGSIGHVGCWSFCQDKIMTTGGEGGMVTTDDTPLWKRMWAFKDHGKSWDAVHIQDHPPGFRWLHESFGTNWRMTEMQAAIGRIQLERMPEWSAKRRDNAQRIWQAAVDCSGLRVPMFNSGSVPSCISEYSRHAAYKCHVFVEPKRLKPGWDRDRILAEINERGVPCFSGGCSEVYREKAFENTGWQPQARLPVARELGQTSLMFLCHPTITQDELDKTCQVLQDVMKAST; from the coding sequence ATGCTTAACGGACCTTTTTCCCCTTGGCCCTCCTTTACCGCGGAAGAATCGCAGGCGGTGCAGCGCGTGCTGCTGTCCAATCAGGTGAATTACTGGACCGGCGAGGAAGGGCTCGAATTCGAACGAGAGTTTGCCCGTTTTGTCGGGTCACAGCATGCCATTGCCCTGGCAAACGGTACCGCGGCATTGGAATTGGCACTGAAAGGGCTGGGAATCGGCGAGCAAGAACACGAGGAGGTCATTGTCACTGCGCGTACTTTCGTGGCGTCGGCGTCTAGCATCGTCAATGTCGGTGCTGTGCCGGTATTCGCTGACATCGATCGTGAATCGCAAAACATCACCGCCGCGACAGTTGCCGAGAAGATCACTCCACGGACTCGCGCGATCATCGCGGTTCATCTAGCGGGTTGGCCATGCGATATGGACGAGCTGATGGCATTGGCCGAGCAGCACAGGCTCTATGTGATCGAAGACTGCGCTCAGGCCCATGGCGCTCGCTATCGTGGCAAGAGCGTGGGCAGTATCGGACATGTGGGCTGTTGGTCGTTCTGTCAGGACAAGATCATGACCACCGGCGGTGAAGGGGGGATGGTCACCACGGACGATACCCCGTTGTGGAAAAGAATGTGGGCCTTCAAGGATCACGGCAAGAGTTGGGACGCCGTCCACATACAAGACCATCCGCCCGGTTTCCGCTGGTTGCACGAGAGCTTCGGCACGAACTGGCGCATGACGGAGATGCAGGCCGCCATCGGCCGTATACAGCTTGAACGCATGCCTGAATGGAGCGCTAAACGCCGGGATAACGCGCAACGCATCTGGCAAGCGGCGGTCGATTGCTCTGGGCTGCGGGTGCCGATGTTCAACTCCGGCAGCGTACCCAGCTGCATAAGCGAATACTCCCGGCATGCTGCCTATAAGTGCCACGTATTTGTCGAGCCGAAAAGGCTCAAGCCAGGCTGGGATCGTGATCGGATTCTCGCTGAGATCAACGAGCGTGGCGTGCCCTGTTTCTCGGGGGGCTGCTCCGAGGTATATCGCGAAAAGGCCTTTGAGAACACCGGCTGGCAGCCGCAAGCACGGCTACCCGTGGCGCGGGAGCTGGGCCAGACCAGCCTGATGTTTTTGTGTCATCCCACGATCACTCAGGACGAGCTCGATAAAACCTGCCAAGTCCTGCAAGACGTCATGAAGGCTAGTACCTGA
- a CDS encoding NAD-dependent epimerase has translation MKILVTGHAGFIGFHTAKRLLERGDSVVGFDNVNDYYDPAIKEARLKLLEQTAAETQSDYLSIRANLADQQAVTDCFQEHRFDRVIHLAAQAGVRYSLENPHSYVESNLVGFTNVLEACRYADIPHLTYASTSSVYGANTQMPFSEHEGANHPLQFYAATKKANEMMAHSYSHLFGLPTTGLRFFTVYGPWGRPDMALFKFTQNILADEPIQVFNHGHHTRDFTYVDDIVEGVIRASDDIATPSGDWNSASPDPATSNAPFRLFNIGNNDPVSVNAYIEAIEKALGKKAIKDLLPMQPGDVPDTYADSGELKRKVGYKPTTPISQGIANFVNWYRDYYALNEDSVKATAIVHEMPDSLE, from the coding sequence ATGAAGATTCTGGTTACCGGTCACGCCGGATTCATCGGCTTTCATACGGCAAAGCGCTTGCTGGAACGCGGTGATAGTGTCGTCGGGTTCGATAACGTCAATGACTATTACGACCCCGCCATCAAGGAAGCACGACTGAAACTGCTGGAGCAGACCGCAGCCGAGACGCAAAGCGATTATCTCTCGATCCGCGCCAACTTGGCCGACCAGCAGGCGGTGACGGATTGTTTCCAGGAGCATCGCTTCGATCGGGTAATCCATCTGGCTGCGCAGGCTGGCGTGCGCTACTCGTTGGAAAATCCCCACAGTTACGTGGAAAGCAATTTGGTTGGTTTTACCAACGTACTCGAAGCTTGCCGCTACGCTGACATTCCCCACTTGACCTATGCCAGCACCAGCAGTGTTTATGGCGCCAATACGCAAATGCCGTTTTCCGAGCATGAAGGGGCCAATCATCCGCTGCAGTTTTACGCCGCCACCAAGAAAGCCAACGAGATGATGGCCCACAGCTATAGTCACCTCTTCGGCTTACCTACCACCGGATTGCGATTTTTTACCGTTTACGGTCCCTGGGGCCGCCCGGACATGGCGCTGTTCAAATTTACCCAGAATATTCTGGCCGATGAGCCTATCCAGGTGTTCAATCACGGCCACCATACCCGCGATTTCACTTATGTGGACGACATCGTGGAAGGAGTCATTCGTGCCAGTGACGATATTGCCACTCCCTCTGGGGATTGGAATAGCGCCAGTCCCGATCCTGCTACCAGCAACGCGCCGTTTCGCCTTTTCAACATTGGCAATAATGACCCGGTGTCGGTCAACGCTTATATCGAAGCCATTGAAAAAGCTCTGGGCAAGAAGGCCATCAAGGATCTGTTGCCCATGCAGCCCGGTGATGTTCCCGATACTTACGCGGACTCAGGAGAGCTGAAAAGAAAAGTCGGTTACAAGCCAACCACTCCGATCAGCCAAGGCATCGCCAACTTCGTCAACTGGTATCGCGATTATTACGCGTTAAACGAAGATTCGGTAAAGGCCACTGCCATCGTGCATGAAATGCCTGACTCGCTCGAGTAA
- a CDS encoding ABC transporter ATP-binding protein, protein MLNQLREFYSLLTRQQRLRLLKLQFLIIGMALTQIAGVIAIGPFMAVVGDMSKLQGDGRLAWAYAYSGMQSPEIFLSLLGALVLAVLFLAALFSIYTTWRLALYSAQVGAELSSRLYNYYLHQPWLFHSSHNTSGLISKVSVEVQRVTTRVINPAMELNAKSVMVTLMAVAIFIYNPVVAISGVVIFVATYLLLYQTVRRFLTLHGRRVSEAQSKRFKLMSEGFGGIKDLLLLHRQAGFISRFDKASNRIARGQGVTQGLSEAPRYAIELVAFGSVIMLVLYLLNLYEGNLGEILPALSIYALAGFKMLPGFQRIYTSISKIRGNLAAYDTIREDLIASRGEAKNHCASGEAQPDARIRPWVPRREIRLQDVIFDYPGTRARALDGLTLSIPANKMVGLVGASGSGKSTAVDLLLGLIEPREGRILIDDEPITQENLRHWQASIGFVPQQIFLSDASILENVAFAIDRQDIDVARVKEALQMAQLDDLIERFPEGLETRIGERGVQISGGQRQRLGIARALYQQASVLVFDEATSALDGITERRVMDDIQRFSGQMTVVLIAHRLATVKECDIIYMLEDGKVTDAGTYDDLASRNQTFQMMANL, encoded by the coding sequence ATGCTGAATCAATTACGGGAATTCTATTCACTATTGACTCGGCAACAGCGGCTTCGACTATTGAAGCTGCAGTTCTTGATCATAGGAATGGCGTTGACTCAAATCGCCGGCGTGATCGCTATCGGGCCTTTCATGGCGGTGGTCGGTGACATGAGCAAGCTTCAAGGCGATGGCCGGTTGGCCTGGGCTTATGCCTACAGTGGCATGCAAAGCCCCGAAATTTTTCTGAGCTTACTGGGTGCCCTGGTGCTCGCTGTGCTGTTCCTGGCGGCATTATTCTCTATCTATACCACTTGGCGGCTGGCGCTCTATAGCGCTCAGGTGGGGGCGGAACTTTCGAGTCGGCTGTATAACTATTACCTGCATCAGCCGTGGCTGTTTCATTCCAGCCACAATACCAGCGGCTTGATCAGTAAAGTGTCCGTGGAAGTGCAGCGAGTGACCACACGGGTCATCAACCCAGCCATGGAGCTCAATGCCAAGTCAGTCATGGTGACCTTGATGGCCGTGGCGATCTTTATCTACAACCCGGTCGTGGCAATATCCGGCGTGGTTATCTTCGTCGCCACCTATCTGCTGCTTTATCAGACGGTGCGGCGTTTTCTGACCCTTCATGGGCGGCGGGTCTCCGAAGCTCAGTCCAAACGTTTCAAACTGATGAGCGAAGGCTTTGGAGGCATCAAGGATCTGCTTCTATTGCATCGTCAGGCCGGTTTTATCTCACGGTTCGACAAGGCCAGCAATCGCATTGCACGGGGCCAGGGCGTGACTCAGGGGTTGAGTGAGGCGCCGCGATACGCCATCGAACTGGTGGCCTTCGGCTCGGTGATCATGCTGGTGCTTTATCTGCTCAATCTCTACGAAGGCAACCTGGGCGAAATCTTGCCGGCGCTGTCGATCTACGCCCTGGCCGGTTTCAAGATGTTGCCCGGTTTTCAGAGAATCTACACTTCAATCTCGAAAATCCGCGGCAATCTGGCGGCCTACGACACGATCCGTGAGGACTTGATCGCAAGCCGTGGTGAAGCGAAGAACCATTGCGCAAGTGGTGAGGCCCAGCCAGATGCGCGAATCAGGCCGTGGGTGCCGCGTCGTGAGATCAGACTGCAGGATGTGATCTTCGATTACCCCGGAACGCGGGCACGGGCGCTGGATGGGCTGACGCTGTCCATTCCAGCCAACAAAATGGTCGGCCTGGTAGGGGCTTCGGGCAGTGGCAAGAGTACCGCCGTAGATCTTCTGCTGGGCCTGATCGAGCCTCGGGAAGGCCGCATCCTGATCGATGACGAACCCATCACGCAGGAGAACTTGCGTCATTGGCAGGCGAGCATCGGTTTCGTGCCGCAACAAATATTTCTATCCGACGCCAGCATTCTCGAGAACGTCGCCTTTGCCATCGACCGTCAGGATATCGACGTCGCGAGAGTCAAGGAGGCGCTGCAAATGGCGCAGCTCGATGATCTGATCGAAAGATTTCCCGAAGGTCTCGAAACACGCATCGGAGAGCGGGGAGTGCAGATATCCGGGGGCCAGCGCCAGCGTCTGGGCATCGCACGTGCGCTTTACCAGCAAGCCAGTGTATTAGTCTTCGACGAAGCCACCAGCGCTCTTGACGGGATTACCGAACGGCGTGTCATGGACGATATCCAGCGGTTTTCGGGCCAGATGACCGTGGTGCTTATCGCCCATCGCCTGGCGACGGTCAAGGAGTGCGACATCATATACATGCTTGAAGACGGCAAGGTGACTGATGCCGGTACTTATGATGACTTGGCCAGCCGTAACCAGACCTTCCAGATGATGGCTAATCTCTAG
- a CDS encoding nucleoside-diphosphate sugar epimerase/dehydratase, with translation MQTLTRRPRWIKRRVLVVLDGLIVVGSLQLATMIHVESLQPFSNGSLWLTIGLLIPGSLLLFHWLGLYRVVIRYMSHVTVPTVVMVVVASALLVAPASSLAGHSVGLSITVVYALLLLLGIGSLRFVLRELYRRSQRRQRKPVVIYGAGAAGCELVAALRNGDEYEPAAFVDDWRGLEGSMVEGLRVHQPVALAALVQEHRAAMVLLAIPSAPRWRRREILHWLSGLSVPLKTIPGSADVIAGRAKISELRDVALEDLLGREAVPAFPELMEANIRDKAVMVTGAGGSIGSELCRQILDQRPVRLLLIDNCEFALYAIEQELKQHIENTQSHCELKPLLISVQHSGSLEAIFSSFEVHTVYHAAAYKHVPMVEFNLIQGVSNNVFGTLNLAKAAMAAGVETFVVVSTDKAVRPTNAMGASKRLTELICQAFAHAQSRTRFCMVRFGNVLGSSGSVVPVFHRQIEQGGPIKVTHPDITRYFMTIPEAAQLVIQAGAMGEGGEVFVLDMGEPVRIYDLARNMVRLSGLEVKDAEHPEGDIEIVYSGLRPGEKLYEELLIGHDVSRTRHDRIMTSKERFWEWPRLDAFLQELEQAFITTDYMRIRELLQLAPLDYHPLDEIADLVWEARQAMLPHTQAPCTGANTASSPVVRLDPVLNSVPKEG, from the coding sequence ATGCAGACGTTAACGAGAAGGCCGCGCTGGATTAAGCGCAGGGTGCTTGTCGTGCTGGATGGCTTGATCGTGGTGGGGAGCCTGCAACTGGCCACAATGATTCATGTGGAAAGCCTGCAACCTTTTAGCAACGGCTCGTTGTGGCTGACCATCGGTTTGCTGATTCCGGGCAGTCTTTTACTTTTTCACTGGTTGGGGCTGTATCGTGTGGTAATTCGCTACATGAGCCATGTCACCGTACCGACGGTGGTTATGGTGGTGGTGGCCTCAGCCTTGCTGGTGGCGCCTGCAAGTTCCTTGGCAGGACACTCCGTCGGCCTATCTATCACGGTCGTCTACGCGCTGCTCCTGCTGTTGGGTATCGGTAGCCTGCGTTTCGTGCTGCGCGAGCTGTATCGACGCAGTCAGCGCCGGCAGCGCAAGCCGGTGGTGATCTATGGAGCCGGAGCCGCCGGTTGCGAGCTGGTCGCCGCACTTCGCAACGGTGATGAATACGAACCGGCAGCCTTTGTCGACGATTGGCGGGGCCTGGAAGGTTCCATGGTCGAAGGGCTTCGGGTACATCAACCGGTAGCATTGGCCGCCCTGGTTCAGGAACACCGGGCCGCCATGGTCCTGCTGGCTATCCCCAGCGCGCCCCGCTGGCGCCGGCGCGAGATTTTGCACTGGCTTTCGGGCCTTTCCGTTCCGCTCAAGACGATTCCCGGCAGCGCCGATGTGATCGCGGGGCGAGCCAAGATCAGCGAGCTTCGCGATGTGGCACTAGAGGATCTGCTCGGCCGGGAAGCGGTACCCGCCTTCCCCGAATTGATGGAAGCCAATATTCGCGACAAGGCGGTCATGGTGACCGGGGCGGGGGGGTCGATCGGCAGTGAACTGTGTCGTCAGATACTCGACCAGAGACCGGTGCGCCTGCTGCTGATCGACAATTGTGAATTTGCTCTATACGCCATCGAACAGGAATTGAAACAGCATATCGAGAATACTCAGTCGCACTGCGAACTGAAGCCTCTGCTGATCTCGGTACAGCATTCGGGAAGCCTCGAGGCGATATTCTCGAGTTTCGAGGTGCACACCGTCTACCATGCTGCGGCCTACAAGCATGTACCGATGGTGGAATTCAATCTTATTCAGGGAGTGAGCAATAACGTCTTCGGCACCTTGAACCTGGCCAAGGCAGCGATGGCGGCGGGAGTCGAAACCTTTGTCGTGGTTTCCACCGACAAGGCGGTTCGGCCCACCAATGCCATGGGAGCTTCCAAGCGCTTGACTGAACTCATCTGCCAAGCTTTCGCCCATGCGCAGTCCAGAACACGCTTTTGCATGGTGCGCTTTGGCAATGTGCTGGGATCGAGCGGCTCCGTAGTGCCGGTGTTTCACCGACAGATCGAGCAGGGCGGCCCCATCAAGGTGACTCATCCCGACATTACCCGCTACTTCATGACGATTCCCGAAGCTGCCCAGCTGGTTATCCAGGCCGGTGCCATGGGCGAGGGTGGCGAGGTGTTCGTGCTCGACATGGGCGAGCCGGTACGAATTTATGATCTGGCCAGGAACATGGTGCGCCTTTCGGGGCTGGAGGTAAAAGATGCCGAGCATCCGGAAGGGGATATCGAAATCGTCTATTCCGGCTTGCGCCCCGGCGAAAAGTTGTACGAGGAGTTGCTCATTGGTCATGACGTCAGCCGGACGCGTCATGATCGCATCATGACTTCAAAAGAGCGTTTCTGGGAATGGCCCCGGCTGGATGCCTTCTTGCAGGAACTGGAACAAGCTTTTATCACGACCGACTACATGCGTATCCGCGAGCTGTTGCAACTGGCTCCGCTGGATTACCACCCCTTGGATGAAATAGCCGATCTGGTATGGGAAGCGCGTCAGGCGATGCTTCCTCATACGCAAGCTCCATGCACCGGTGCCAATACAGCCTCGAGCCCCGTCGTGCGGCTCGACCCGGTCTTGAATTCGGTCCCCAAGGAAGGCTGA